A genomic stretch from Streptomyces sp. QL37 includes:
- a CDS encoding AAA family ATPase produces the protein MDHPRKTVSGVSYAYAMLGGVETNTVSPVFVGRAGELAALTETLARAATAEPQALLIGGEAGVGKTRLVEEFIRAACRRDAVVAVGGCVEIGADGLPYAPFATALRALRRALPEELTEALAGQEGELARLLPELGEADRAPDDEHGTARLFELAARLLERVSATRTVVLVLEDLHWADASTRHLLAYLFRTLRSGRLVVIGTYRADDVHRRHPLRPLLAELDRLRTVRRIELDRFSRAEVGRQLTGILAMVPDAALVDDIFERSDGNAFFVEELARSVECCGDSSGLSDSLRDLLLVRVEALPENAQRIARIIAEGGSTVEHPLLAAVAGLAEDDLDEALRAAVGANLLLPAPDTDGYRFRHSLVREAVSDDLLPGERTRLNRRYAEALEADPSLVRADERAARLASYWYAAHDAVKALPAVLQAAVAARRRYAYSEQLRLLERAMELWDDVPDEVRATLRPLDHAEAYPGCRCDPADPLGYLDLMAEATVSARFGGDRERALAIAKKALRILDRERDPLRAAWFWVQRSLLMQSLSRGDGRQELATAEDLVRGLQPSAVHADVLASVASWGALHRPGPETLVAADRAVEYARLVGEESIELHARLTRGWLTIDAGDVEEGVAEMYAVRDRSEELHLVGVMSRAAVNLPSSLESCGRSLEAVAAADHGIQICHSHGVPESEAWARANQAQSYYSLGHWKESRAAAEAAAPLARSRKSNALVAARRTDLALATGNFEEAEEQLALNRRHLGHDPQPQHLISPVRHSMVLAAQKGRLAEARAAFEAQSDIGLPPGTQRYSLPLLHAAAMIEADARGLPATDPGRPAVLERIRGHLKRLPMLVPVWAAYGVLIEAELARAEGADTPDHWCRAATAFAPLQRPYELAQIRHHWAEAILTASGDRTPAAGLLREAHAVAVRLGARPLAESVELLAGRARIALTGPDDAAGDEARPAGPAPAVDAIESFGLTSREQEVHRLVAAGYTNRRIAEELYISPKTASVHVSNILAKLSVSSRGEAAALAHRFRLYAAG, from the coding sequence TGCTCATCGGCGGCGAGGCGGGCGTCGGCAAGACCCGGCTTGTCGAGGAGTTCATCAGGGCGGCCTGCCGCCGGGACGCCGTCGTGGCCGTCGGCGGGTGCGTGGAGATCGGGGCCGACGGCCTGCCCTACGCCCCGTTCGCGACGGCGCTCCGCGCCCTGCGCCGGGCGCTCCCGGAGGAACTGACGGAGGCCCTGGCCGGTCAGGAGGGCGAGCTCGCCCGGCTGCTGCCCGAACTGGGCGAGGCCGACCGGGCCCCGGACGACGAGCACGGCACCGCCCGGCTCTTCGAACTCGCCGCCCGGCTGCTGGAGCGCGTCTCCGCCACCCGCACGGTCGTCCTCGTCCTGGAGGACCTGCACTGGGCCGACGCCTCCACGCGCCACCTGCTCGCCTACCTCTTCCGCACCCTGCGCAGCGGCCGCCTCGTCGTGATCGGGACGTACCGTGCCGACGACGTCCACCGCCGCCACCCCCTGCGCCCGCTCCTCGCCGAGCTGGACCGGCTCCGCACGGTCCGCCGCATCGAGCTCGACCGCTTCAGCCGAGCCGAGGTCGGCCGGCAGCTCACCGGGATCCTCGCGATGGTCCCCGACGCCGCACTGGTCGACGACATCTTCGAACGCTCCGACGGCAACGCCTTCTTCGTCGAGGAGCTCGCCCGCAGCGTGGAGTGCTGCGGCGACAGCTCCGGACTCTCCGACTCCCTCCGCGACCTCCTCCTGGTCCGCGTCGAGGCGCTGCCCGAGAACGCGCAGCGGATCGCCCGGATCATCGCCGAGGGCGGCTCCACGGTCGAGCACCCGCTCCTCGCCGCCGTCGCCGGCCTCGCCGAGGACGACCTGGACGAGGCCCTGCGGGCGGCGGTCGGCGCCAACCTGCTGCTGCCCGCCCCCGACACCGACGGATACCGCTTCCGGCACTCCCTGGTCCGCGAGGCCGTCAGCGACGACCTGCTGCCCGGCGAACGCACCCGCCTCAACCGCCGCTACGCCGAAGCGCTGGAGGCCGATCCGTCCCTCGTACGCGCCGACGAGCGCGCCGCACGCCTCGCCAGCTACTGGTACGCCGCGCACGACGCGGTCAAGGCGCTGCCCGCGGTGCTCCAGGCAGCGGTGGCGGCCCGGCGCCGCTACGCGTACAGCGAGCAACTCCGGCTGCTGGAAAGGGCCATGGAGCTCTGGGACGACGTCCCCGACGAGGTACGCGCCACCCTGCGGCCGCTCGACCACGCCGAGGCCTACCCGGGGTGCCGCTGCGATCCGGCCGATCCGCTGGGCTACCTCGACCTGATGGCCGAGGCCACGGTGTCCGCCCGCTTCGGCGGCGACCGCGAACGGGCCCTGGCCATCGCGAAGAAGGCGCTGCGCATCCTGGACCGGGAGCGGGACCCGCTGCGCGCGGCGTGGTTCTGGGTGCAGCGTTCCCTCCTGATGCAGAGCCTCTCCCGGGGGGACGGCCGACAGGAACTGGCCACCGCCGAGGACCTGGTGCGGGGTCTGCAACCCTCCGCAGTGCACGCCGACGTCCTCGCCTCGGTCGCCAGCTGGGGCGCTCTGCACCGGCCCGGGCCCGAGACGCTGGTCGCGGCCGACCGGGCCGTGGAGTACGCCCGGCTCGTCGGCGAGGAGTCCATCGAGCTGCACGCCCGGCTCACCCGCGGCTGGCTCACGATCGACGCGGGCGACGTCGAGGAGGGCGTCGCCGAGATGTACGCCGTGCGGGACCGGTCCGAGGAGCTGCACCTGGTGGGCGTGATGAGCCGGGCCGCCGTCAACCTGCCCTCCTCGCTCGAATCCTGCGGACGGTCCCTGGAGGCGGTGGCGGCCGCCGACCACGGCATCCAGATCTGCCACAGCCACGGGGTCCCCGAGTCCGAGGCCTGGGCACGGGCCAACCAGGCGCAGTCGTACTACTCGCTGGGGCACTGGAAGGAGAGCCGGGCCGCGGCGGAGGCCGCGGCACCGCTGGCCCGCTCCCGCAAGTCGAACGCCCTGGTGGCCGCACGCCGCACCGACCTGGCCCTGGCCACCGGGAACTTCGAGGAGGCCGAGGAGCAACTTGCCCTGAACCGCCGCCATCTCGGCCACGACCCGCAGCCGCAGCACCTGATCTCCCCGGTCCGGCACTCCATGGTCCTCGCGGCCCAGAAGGGCAGGCTGGCCGAGGCGCGGGCCGCGTTCGAGGCGCAGTCCGACATCGGGCTGCCACCGGGAACCCAGCGGTACTCGCTGCCGCTGCTCCACGCCGCCGCCATGATCGAGGCGGACGCACGCGGACTGCCCGCCACGGACCCCGGACGGCCGGCGGTCCTGGAGCGGATCCGGGGCCACCTCAAGCGGCTGCCGATGCTGGTGCCCGTCTGGGCGGCGTACGGCGTGCTCATCGAGGCGGAGCTGGCCCGGGCGGAAGGGGCGGACACCCCGGACCACTGGTGCCGGGCCGCCACCGCCTTCGCCCCGCTCCAGCGCCCCTACGAGCTGGCACAGATCCGTCATCACTGGGCGGAGGCGATCCTCACCGCCTCCGGTGACCGGACACCGGCGGCGGGACTCCTGCGCGAGGCCCACGCGGTCGCGGTACGCCTCGGGGCGCGGCCGCTCGCGGAGAGCGTCGAGCTGCTGGCGGGCCGGGCCCGTATCGCGCTCACCGGGCCGGACGACGCGGCCGGGGACGAAGCCCGGCCCGCGGGGCCCGCCCCTGCGGTGGACGCCATCGAGTCGTTCGGGCTGACCTCGCGGGAACAGGAGGTGCACCGGCTGGTCGCGGCGGGCTACACCAACCGCCGGATCGCGGAGGAGCTGTACATCTCGCCGAAGACCGCCAGCGTGCACGTGTCCAACATCCTGGCCAAGCTGAGCGTCTCCAGCCGTGGCGAGGCGGCCGCCCTGGCGCACCGCTTCCGGCTGTACGCGGCGGGGTGA
- a CDS encoding PQQ-dependent sugar dehydrogenase, with amino-acid sequence MQTPVLRKGVVALLASASLLLTACSSDDGPAAGEGASSPPAGATSAPPASASPSADLPPAKGSAEVVKTLTEGLASPWGLAALPGGDLLVSSRDEATITRVDGESGRKTLLGSVPGVAPAGEGGLLGLAVAPTYGADHLVYAYFTTESDNRVVRLQYDEKKPAGQQLGAPDTILRGIPKGAVHNGGRIAFGPDRMLYVGTGETGDTGLAQDKASPSGKILRMTPDGEPVHGNPEADSLVYSYGHRNVQGLAWDGGKRLWASEFGQDTWDELNLIEPGKNYGWPDVEGRKGESGFVDPAAQWKTSEASPSGIAYVEGSIWMAGLRGERLWRIPLSGKADGEPLAAPQAFLEGKYGRLRTVLAAGGDKLWLVTSNTDGRGSAKAGDDRILLLKVR; translated from the coding sequence GTGCAAACTCCCGTGCTGCGCAAGGGGGTAGTGGCCCTGCTCGCCTCGGCCTCCCTCCTCCTGACCGCCTGTTCGTCCGACGACGGCCCGGCGGCCGGCGAGGGCGCCTCCTCGCCCCCGGCGGGCGCCACGTCCGCTCCCCCGGCCTCGGCGAGCCCGTCGGCGGACCTGCCGCCGGCCAAGGGCTCGGCCGAGGTGGTGAAGACGCTCACGGAAGGCCTCGCGTCACCCTGGGGCCTGGCGGCACTGCCCGGGGGCGACCTGCTGGTCTCCTCGCGCGACGAGGCGACGATCACCAGGGTCGACGGGGAGAGCGGCAGGAAGACCCTGCTGGGCTCGGTTCCGGGGGTCGCCCCCGCGGGTGAGGGCGGTCTGCTGGGCCTCGCCGTCGCACCGACCTACGGCGCGGACCACCTGGTCTACGCGTACTTCACCACCGAGTCGGACAACCGCGTCGTCCGCCTCCAGTACGACGAGAAGAAGCCCGCGGGGCAGCAGTTGGGGGCCCCGGACACCATTCTGCGGGGGATCCCGAAGGGCGCCGTCCACAACGGCGGCCGGATCGCGTTCGGCCCCGACCGCATGCTGTACGTGGGCACGGGCGAGACGGGTGACACGGGCCTCGCCCAGGACAAGGCGTCCCCCTCGGGCAAGATCCTCCGGATGACGCCCGACGGCGAGCCGGTGCACGGCAATCCCGAGGCCGACTCGCTGGTCTATTCGTACGGGCACCGCAATGTGCAGGGCCTGGCCTGGGACGGCGGGAAGCGGCTCTGGGCATCGGAATTCGGCCAGGACACCTGGGACGAGCTGAATCTGATCGAGCCGGGCAAGAACTACGGCTGGCCCGATGTCGAGGGCAGGAAGGGGGAGTCGGGCTTCGTCGACCCGGCGGCCCAGTGGAAGACCTCCGAGGCCTCGCCGAGCGGTATCGCGTACGTCGAGGGTTCGATCTGGATGGCCGGCCTGCGGGGTGAGCGGCTCTGGCGCATCCCGCTGTCGGGCAAGGCGGACGGGGAACCCCTGGCCGCCCCTCAGGCGTTCCTGGAAGGGAAGTACGGGCGTCTGCGCACGGTGCTCGCCGCCGGTGGCGACAAGCTGTGGCTGGTGACGAGCAACACGGACGGCCGGGGCTCCGCGAAGGCGGGCGACGACAGGATCCTGCTCCTGAAGGTGCGGTAG
- a CDS encoding aldo/keto reductase: protein MGAVGLGCMPMSWAYSTSQQRGDRSVRTVHAALDAGVQLLDTADMYGPFTNELLVGRALKGRRSEAFLSTKCGLLVGDQHIVANGRPGYVRRACDASLRRLQTDVIDLYQLHRADPEVPVEETWGAMADLVTAGKVRALGLCAVGARAGRGPGARMHDGTIRQLERMQQVFPVSAVQAELSVWSPQALEDLLPWCSARGVGLLAAMPLGSGYLTGTLKPGQGFEPDDPRARHPRFTGEMMAANQPVVAGLRRIAERHGATPAQVALAWVLRQGRHVVPVPGTKRELWAVENAGAAGLVLTDRDLAEIAGLPPARGSWD, encoded by the coding sequence GTGGGTGCGGTCGGGCTGGGCTGTATGCCGATGAGCTGGGCGTACAGCACGTCGCAGCAGCGCGGTGACCGCTCGGTGCGGACCGTGCACGCCGCGCTGGACGCGGGCGTCCAACTGCTCGACACCGCCGACATGTACGGGCCCTTCACCAATGAGCTGCTCGTCGGCCGGGCCCTCAAGGGCCGCCGCTCCGAAGCCTTCCTCTCCACCAAGTGCGGTCTGCTGGTGGGCGATCAGCACATCGTGGCCAACGGGCGTCCGGGCTATGTGCGCCGTGCCTGTGACGCCTCGCTGCGACGGCTCCAGACCGATGTGATCGATCTCTACCAGCTGCACCGGGCGGATCCCGAGGTGCCGGTCGAGGAGACCTGGGGCGCGATGGCGGACCTGGTGACGGCGGGCAAGGTGCGGGCGCTCGGACTGTGCGCGGTGGGGGCCCGGGCGGGGCGCGGGCCGGGGGCGCGGATGCACGACGGGACCATCCGCCAGCTGGAACGGATGCAGCAGGTCTTTCCCGTCAGCGCGGTCCAGGCGGAGCTCTCCGTGTGGTCGCCCCAGGCGCTGGAGGATCTGCTGCCGTGGTGCTCGGCCCGGGGTGTGGGGCTGCTCGCGGCGATGCCGCTGGGCAGCGGTTATCTCACGGGCACGCTCAAGCCCGGCCAGGGTTTCGAGCCGGACGATCCGCGGGCCAGGCACCCCCGCTTCACCGGCGAGATGATGGCGGCCAACCAGCCCGTGGTCGCGGGGCTGCGCAGGATCGCGGAGCGGCACGGCGCGACACCGGCGCAGGTGGCCCTGGCCTGGGTCCTGCGGCAGGGCCGCCATGTGGTGCCCGTGCCGGGCACGAAGCGGGAGCTGTGGGCCGTGGAGAACGCGGGGGCGGCGGGACTGGTGCTCACGGACCGGGATCTGGCCGAGATAGCCGGGCTGCCGCCTGCCCGCGGGTCGTGGGACTGA
- a CDS encoding 2-hydroxyacid dehydrogenase has protein sequence MTSTSATDVWLPFPADETEGLPEGLDYRFWDGGRDYPADPADCAFYVVPYMKGSEVAVRPLDGMKAVQVVQTLSAGIDHVEPGLGLLPAGVRLCNAKGVHEASTAELTIALILASLRGFPGFVHGQDKEEWRSGFYPALADKSVLVVGYGSIGAAIEDRLEPFECARVVRVARSARTTARGPVHALDDLPALLPEADIVILSTPLNPSTQGLVGPGFLAAMRDGALLVNVARGAVVDTAALLSELESGRLRAALDVTDPEPLPAGHPLWHAPHTLITPHVGGSTSAFLPRAKRLLAGQLTRFAAGEPVANLVLTTG, from the coding sequence ATGACTTCTACATCTGCCACCGACGTATGGCTGCCGTTTCCCGCCGATGAGACAGAGGGCCTCCCCGAGGGCCTCGACTACCGCTTCTGGGACGGCGGCCGGGACTACCCGGCAGACCCCGCCGACTGCGCCTTCTACGTCGTTCCCTACATGAAGGGCTCGGAGGTCGCGGTCCGCCCGCTCGACGGGATGAAGGCCGTCCAGGTCGTCCAGACCCTCTCAGCGGGCATCGACCATGTGGAACCGGGGCTCGGCCTGCTGCCCGCCGGGGTGCGGCTGTGCAACGCCAAGGGCGTGCACGAGGCCTCGACGGCCGAGCTGACGATCGCCCTGATCCTCGCCTCGCTCCGGGGGTTCCCCGGATTCGTGCACGGCCAGGACAAGGAGGAGTGGCGGTCCGGCTTCTATCCGGCGCTCGCCGACAAGTCCGTTCTCGTGGTGGGTTACGGATCGATCGGCGCGGCCATCGAGGACCGGCTCGAACCCTTCGAGTGCGCGCGGGTGGTGCGCGTCGCACGCTCCGCACGGACAACCGCGCGCGGTCCCGTACACGCGCTCGACGATCTGCCCGCCCTTCTCCCCGAGGCCGACATCGTCATCCTGTCCACCCCGCTGAACCCTTCCACACAAGGGCTGGTGGGCCCCGGCTTCCTCGCCGCTATGCGTGACGGCGCGCTGCTCGTGAACGTCGCGCGGGGCGCCGTCGTCGACACCGCGGCCCTGCTGTCCGAACTCGAGTCCGGGCGGCTGCGTGCCGCGCTCGACGTGACCGATCCCGAACCGCTGCCCGCCGGCCATCCTCTCTGGCATGCTCCCCACACGCTGATCACCCCTCATGTGGGAGGCAGCACCTCCGCGTTCCTGCCCCGGGCCAAGCGCCTGCTGGCCGGACAGCTCACCCGGTTCGCCGCGGGAGAGCCGGTCGCCAACCTCGTGCTCACCACCGGCTGA
- a CDS encoding EAL domain-containing protein: MSALGALLSGRPTSGRAVGLRSQLALGAVCAGYAVGAALGWGSPGVALFMGDFGLCAAALIAAVSCFVYARSAGNRFRPAWLLFSLSSAMAAGGNAVWGWYEVVLSRPVPAPSLADLFFLCFAPPAIVGLLVLAKRPVTRAGWVCLVLDAWLIGGSLLTLSWSLALAHTAHVANAAGESVARAALSLAYPLLDIVLVSMVLALHFRRVSVNRSAVNTAIAGLALTVLCDALFTAPLLRSAYQSGQLLDAGWFAGSLLLAYAPWGVRRGQDNAVEAPSPEPRAASRPIAGSLAALTPYLAAAVCTLGILYNVVEGRRVDRVVVLTGCTVVLALVLRQAIMLLDNIALTQELVQKENHFRSLVQGSSDVIMIAEPSGRLRYVSPAAAGVYLCDAEDLVGAELSSIIHPDDLGGVVHELRRFLAAPSREEPTTRIECRFRSGTGDWLHVESTVNRHQGGLLLNSRDVTERVRLQAQLQHNAEHDPLTDLPNRALFTRRVGQALGGRRAGDPGTAVLFIDLDGFKAVNDSIGHQAGDELLVQAARRLQESVRTSDTAARLGGDEFAALIVGDGTRDQAAREYQVHEIADRLRLRLSQPYRIGTGEVRVAASIGVAFAEPSITPKDLMRNADLAMYRAKASGKDRVELYAPQMQADVVRRSELASRLRTALRDGEFALLHQPVVHLASGTVAAVAAQARWRSAQGILFTPAEFLRVSESSDRAAELGTWLLEEAVEQAADRARAGHPVSVSVRVSAARLLDRALPPGSVEALLTRHGLPSGALMIEVADSDPRISIDELERRLVALRRLGVRIALDGFGSGYAAVNALRRLPVDVLKLDRCLVEGVVESARLHKITSGLLRIAGDLGMQSVADGVDVPEQVRALRAMGCTHGQGMAFAGPLDEYRLRRTLIRGKYPVPGIGPAAQPVLAGGAIPLQGRSHDETPVPPT; this comes from the coding sequence GTGAGCGCCCTCGGGGCACTGCTCTCCGGGCGGCCGACCTCGGGACGGGCCGTGGGGCTGCGCTCCCAGCTCGCCCTCGGTGCCGTCTGCGCCGGATACGCGGTGGGAGCCGCCCTCGGCTGGGGATCGCCGGGAGTCGCCCTGTTCATGGGTGACTTCGGCCTCTGCGCCGCCGCCCTGATCGCCGCGGTGTCCTGTTTCGTCTACGCCCGCTCCGCCGGGAACCGGTTCAGGCCCGCCTGGCTCCTCTTCTCGCTCTCCTCGGCCATGGCCGCCGGGGGGAACGCGGTCTGGGGGTGGTACGAGGTGGTGCTGAGCCGCCCCGTGCCCGCCCCCTCCCTCGCGGACCTGTTCTTCCTCTGCTTCGCGCCGCCCGCCATCGTCGGGCTGCTCGTCCTGGCCAAGCGGCCCGTCACGCGGGCCGGCTGGGTCTGCCTGGTGCTGGACGCCTGGCTGATCGGCGGGTCCCTGCTGACGCTCTCCTGGAGCCTCGCGCTGGCACACACCGCCCATGTCGCCAACGCCGCCGGCGAGAGCGTGGCCAGGGCCGCGCTCTCGCTGGCCTACCCGCTGCTCGACATCGTGCTGGTCTCCATGGTCCTCGCGCTGCACTTCCGGCGGGTCAGCGTGAACCGCTCCGCGGTGAACACGGCCATCGCCGGCCTCGCCCTGACCGTGCTGTGCGACGCCCTGTTCACGGCCCCGCTGCTGCGCTCGGCCTACCAGTCGGGCCAGCTGCTCGACGCGGGCTGGTTCGCCGGCTCCCTGCTCCTCGCGTACGCCCCCTGGGGCGTCCGCCGCGGCCAGGACAACGCTGTCGAGGCTCCCTCCCCGGAGCCGCGTGCCGCGAGCCGCCCGATCGCGGGGTCCCTCGCCGCGCTCACGCCCTATCTGGCCGCGGCGGTCTGCACCCTCGGCATTCTTTACAACGTGGTGGAGGGCCGCAGGGTCGACCGCGTCGTGGTCCTCACCGGATGCACGGTCGTGCTCGCCCTGGTCCTCCGGCAGGCCATCATGCTCCTCGACAACATCGCGCTCACCCAGGAACTCGTCCAGAAGGAGAACCACTTCCGCTCCCTGGTGCAGGGTTCCAGCGACGTCATCATGATCGCCGAGCCCAGTGGCAGGCTCCGCTACGTCAGCCCCGCGGCGGCCGGGGTCTACCTGTGCGACGCCGAGGACCTCGTCGGCGCGGAGCTGTCGTCGATCATCCACCCCGACGACCTCGGGGGAGTGGTCCACGAGCTGCGGCGTTTCCTCGCCGCGCCGTCCCGGGAGGAGCCCACCACCCGGATCGAGTGCCGCTTCAGATCGGGCACGGGCGACTGGCTCCACGTCGAGTCCACCGTCAACCGCCACCAGGGCGGCCTGCTCCTCAACAGCCGTGACGTGACCGAGCGGGTCAGGCTGCAGGCACAGTTGCAGCACAACGCCGAGCACGACCCGCTCACCGACCTGCCCAACCGCGCCCTCTTCACCAGGCGGGTCGGACAGGCGCTCGGAGGGCGCCGGGCCGGGGACCCGGGCACCGCCGTGCTCTTCATCGACCTCGACGGCTTCAAGGCGGTCAACGACTCCATCGGCCACCAGGCGGGCGACGAGCTCCTCGTCCAGGCCGCACGCCGCCTCCAGGAGTCCGTACGCACCTCGGACACCGCGGCCCGCCTCGGGGGCGACGAGTTCGCCGCGCTCATCGTCGGTGACGGCACCCGCGACCAGGCCGCCAGGGAGTACCAGGTCCACGAGATCGCCGACCGGCTGCGCCTCAGGCTCTCCCAGCCGTACCGGATCGGCACCGGCGAGGTCCGGGTGGCCGCCTCCATCGGGGTCGCCTTCGCCGAGCCCTCCATCACGCCCAAGGACCTCATGCGCAACGCCGACCTCGCCATGTACCGGGCGAAGGCGAGCGGCAAGGACCGGGTCGAGCTGTACGCCCCCCAGATGCAGGCGGACGTCGTCCGCCGCTCGGAGCTCGCGTCACGGCTCCGCACGGCCCTGCGCGACGGTGAGTTCGCCCTGCTCCACCAGCCCGTCGTCCACCTGGCCAGCGGCACGGTCGCGGCCGTCGCCGCCCAGGCCCGCTGGCGCTCCGCCCAGGGCATCCTGTTCACCCCGGCCGAATTCCTCCGCGTGTCCGAGAGCAGCGACCGAGCCGCCGAGCTCGGCACCTGGCTGCTGGAGGAGGCCGTCGAGCAGGCCGCCGACCGGGCCCGGGCCGGGCATCCGGTCTCCGTGTCGGTGCGCGTGTCGGCCGCCCGGCTCCTGGACCGCGCCCTGCCCCCGGGGTCCGTCGAGGCGCTCCTGACCCGGCACGGGCTGCCCTCCGGAGCTCTGATGATCGAAGTGGCCGACAGCGACCCGCGGATCTCCATCGACGAGCTGGAGAGACGGCTGGTCGCGCTGCGCCGGCTCGGTGTCCGGATCGCGCTCGACGGCTTCGGCAGCGGATACGCCGCGGTGAACGCCCTGCGCCGGCTCCCCGTCGACGTGCTGAAGCTGGACCGGTGCCTGGTGGAGGGCGTCGTCGAGTCGGCGCGACTGCACAAGATCACCAGCGGGCTGCTGCGCATCGCCGGAGATCTCGGGATGCAGTCCGTGGCGGACGGGGTGGACGTGCCCGAACAGGTGCGTGCCCTGCGGGCCATGGGGTGCACGCACGGCCAGGGAATGGCCTTCGCCGGCCCGCTGGACGAGTACCGGCTGCGGCGGACCCTGATCCGGGGGAAGTACCCCGTCCCGGGCATCGGTCCGGCCGCTCAGCCGGTGCTGGCGGGCGGCGCGATCCCGCTCCAGGGACGATCACATGATGAGACTCCCGTCCCACCCACTTGA
- a CDS encoding acetolactate synthase large subunit: MPMTEQATGAQHPQPRARNGGPSSASVEHLTGAQSLIRSLEEVGADTVFGLPGGCILPAYDPLMDSTRVRHILVRHEQGAGHAATGYAQATGRVGVCMVTSGPGATNLVTPIADAAMDSVPLVAITGQVASAAIGTDAFQEADICGITMPITKHNFLVTRAEDIAHTIAEAFHIASTGRPGPVLVDIAKDALQSKTTFSWPPTMDLPGYRPVTKPHAKQIREAAKLITQAKRPVLYVGGGVMKAGATAELKVLAELTGAPVTTTLMALGSFPDSHPLHVGMPGMHGSVTAVTALQKADLIVALGARFDDRVTGKLDSFAPYAKIVHADIDPAEIGKNRAADVPIVGDAREVIADLVQAVQAEHTEGNTGDYGAWWKDLNRWRETYPVGYDLPEDGSLSPQQVIERIGELAPEGTIFAAGVGQHQMWASHFIQYEQPATWLNSGGAGTMGYAVPAAMGAKAGMPERAVWAIDGDGCFQMTNQELTTCALNNIPIKVAIINNGALGMVRQWQTLFYNQRYSNTVLHSGPDAEGNAAKGTRVPDFVKLSEAMGCYAIRCEDPADLDKVIAEANAINDRPVVIDFIVHEDAMVWPMVAAGTSNDEVMAARGVRPDFGDNEDD, encoded by the coding sequence ATGCCGATGACCGAGCAGGCCACCGGGGCCCAGCACCCGCAGCCGCGGGCCCGTAACGGCGGACCGTCCTCCGCCTCCGTTGAGCACCTCACGGGCGCGCAGTCCCTCATCCGTTCTCTCGAGGAAGTCGGCGCCGACACGGTATTCGGCCTCCCCGGCGGCTGCATCCTTCCGGCGTACGACCCGCTGATGGACTCCACCCGCGTCCGTCACATCCTGGTCCGCCACGAGCAGGGTGCCGGCCACGCGGCCACCGGCTACGCACAGGCCACCGGCAGGGTCGGTGTCTGCATGGTCACCTCGGGCCCCGGTGCCACCAACCTGGTCACCCCGATCGCAGACGCGGCCATGGACTCCGTGCCGCTCGTCGCGATCACCGGCCAGGTGGCCTCCGCAGCCATCGGCACGGACGCGTTCCAGGAAGCCGACATCTGCGGCATCACCATGCCGATCACGAAGCACAACTTCCTGGTCACCCGCGCCGAGGACATCGCGCACACGATCGCCGAGGCCTTCCACATCGCCTCCACCGGCCGTCCGGGCCCGGTCCTCGTCGACATCGCCAAGGACGCGCTGCAGTCGAAGACCACCTTCAGCTGGCCGCCGACGATGGACCTGCCGGGCTACCGCCCGGTCACCAAGCCGCACGCCAAGCAGATCCGCGAGGCCGCCAAGCTGATCACCCAGGCCAAGCGCCCGGTGCTCTACGTGGGCGGCGGCGTCATGAAGGCCGGCGCCACCGCCGAGCTGAAGGTCCTGGCAGAGCTCACCGGAGCGCCCGTCACCACCACCCTGATGGCGCTCGGCTCCTTCCCCGACAGCCACCCGCTGCACGTGGGAATGCCCGGCATGCACGGATCGGTCACCGCCGTCACCGCGTTGCAGAAGGCCGACCTGATCGTCGCGCTCGGGGCCAGGTTCGACGACCGCGTCACCGGCAAGCTGGACAGCTTCGCCCCGTACGCCAAGATCGTCCACGCGGACATCGACCCGGCCGAGATCGGCAAGAACCGCGCCGCCGACGTCCCGATCGTCGGCGACGCCCGCGAGGTCATCGCCGACCTCGTCCAGGCGGTCCAGGCCGAACACACCGAGGGCAACACCGGCGACTACGGCGCCTGGTGGAAGGACCTCAACCGCTGGCGCGAGACCTACCCGGTCGGCTACGACCTGCCGGAGGACGGCAGCCTCTCGCCGCAGCAGGTCATCGAGCGCATCGGCGAACTCGCCCCCGAGGGCACGATCTTCGCGGCGGGCGTCGGCCAGCACCAGATGTGGGCCTCGCACTTCATCCAGTACGAGCAGCCCGCGACCTGGCTCAACTCCGGCGGCGCCGGGACCATGGGCTACGCGGTCCCGGCCGCCATGGGCGCCAAGGCCGGCATGCCCGAGCGTGCGGTCTGGGCGATCGACGGCGACGGCTGCTTCCAGATGACCAACCAGGAACTCACCACCTGCGCGCTCAACAACATCCCGATCAAGGTCGCCATCATCAACAACGGCGCGCTCGGGATGGTCCGCCAGTGGCAGACCCTGTTCTACAACCAGCGGTACTCCAACACCGTGCTGCACTCGGGCCCGGACGCGGAAGGCAACGCCGCCAAGGGCACCCGCGTGCCGGACTTCGTCAAGCTGTCCGAGGCCATGGGCTGCTACGCGATCCGCTGCGAGGACCCGGCAGACCTGGACAAGGTCATCGCCGAGGCCAACGCGATCAACGACCGCCCGGTCGTCATCGACTTCATCGTCCACGAGGACGCCATGGTGTGGCCGATGGTCGCCGCCGGCACCTCCAACGACGAGGTCATGGCAGCGCGCGGCGTCCGCCCCGACTTCGGCGACAACGAAGACGACTGA